From Pseudocalidococcus azoricus BACA0444, the proteins below share one genomic window:
- a CDS encoding ferredoxin, translating to MERSGLEPELGGLVRQKGVYVDEVTCIGCKHCAHVARNTFFIEPNYGRSRVVRQDGDSEDLIQEAIDTCPVDCIHWVDYTKLKTLEAERETLIIPLPGFPIDRAAIRRKKRPA from the coding sequence ATGGAGCGGTCGGGCCTGGAACCGGAACTGGGGGGCCTGGTACGGCAGAAAGGGGTGTATGTGGATGAGGTCACTTGCATTGGCTGTAAACACTGCGCCCATGTGGCCCGGAATACTTTTTTTATTGAGCCAAACTACGGCCGCTCGCGGGTTGTCCGTCAAGATGGCGATAGCGAAGATCTGATCCAAGAAGCGATTGATACCTGCCCGGTAGATTGTATTCATTGGGTTGATTACACCAAGCTCAAAACCCTGGAAGCCGAGCGTGAAACCTTAATCATTCCTTTGCCTGGATTTCCGATAGACCGGGCCGCGATCCGCCGCAAAAAACGCCCCGCCTAG
- a CDS encoding phosphoglucomutase/phosphomannomutase family protein, protein MFWQGITSSSPIKFGTDGWRGVIGAEFTFERLIRAAQAAALVLDTTYGPSSKSQQIIVGYDRRFLAEEFAQAVAETLKELGFDVLLGNQFAPTPAFSWAVKQHKALGALVITASHNPGIYSGLKVKGAFAGSVPPEVTAKIEEELTRPHLHIQARTGSMTPFDPWPSYCQALQEKVDLPAIQTAIKTHHLTVWADVMHGSAAGGLGRILGEPIQELNSERDPLFGGGAPEPIGKYLQASCATIRQAAQETQGKTVGLVFDGDADRIAAIDAQGNLLTAQQLIPILIDHLTVQHGYRGEVIKSISSSDLIPKVVALHGLSLYETPIGFKYIGDRMLMGEDVLLGGEESGGIGYGNHTPERDALLSALYVLEAVVKSGLDLAAYYQSLQVKTGFTSYYDRIDLHLPNLAVKDKLQHLLETNPPQTVFTTPVEKLQTIDGFKFHLGDHGWLLIRFSGTEPLLRLYCESTSPEQVQATLNWTKAWAEAAS, encoded by the coding sequence ATGTTTTGGCAAGGCATTACCAGCAGCAGTCCAATCAAATTTGGGACTGATGGGTGGCGGGGAGTTATTGGCGCAGAGTTTACCTTTGAGCGGCTAATTCGGGCTGCCCAGGCCGCGGCCTTAGTCCTTGATACCACCTATGGCCCATCTAGCAAAAGTCAGCAAATTATTGTTGGTTATGATCGGCGGTTTCTGGCCGAAGAATTTGCCCAGGCCGTGGCGGAAACCCTGAAAGAATTGGGGTTTGATGTTCTTTTAGGGAATCAATTTGCCCCCACGCCGGCCTTTAGTTGGGCCGTTAAACAACACAAGGCGTTGGGCGCGCTGGTGATTACGGCCAGTCATAACCCCGGCATCTACTCTGGTCTGAAAGTGAAAGGGGCCTTTGCTGGTTCTGTGCCGCCGGAAGTGACCGCAAAAATTGAGGAGGAATTAACTCGTCCCCATCTCCATATCCAGGCCCGCACCGGCAGCATGACACCATTTGACCCCTGGCCAAGTTATTGCCAGGCCCTCCAGGAAAAAGTTGATCTACCGGCGATTCAAACTGCGATAAAAACCCATCACCTGACTGTTTGGGCCGATGTGATGCATGGCAGTGCTGCGGGGGGCCTGGGCCGAATTTTGGGAGAGCCAATTCAGGAACTCAATTCTGAACGAGATCCCCTTTTTGGTGGTGGCGCGCCGGAACCCATTGGCAAATATCTCCAGGCCAGTTGTGCCACAATTCGCCAGGCCGCCCAGGAAACCCAAGGGAAAACCGTTGGCTTGGTTTTTGACGGGGATGCGGATCGGATTGCGGCTATTGATGCTCAAGGGAATTTATTAACCGCCCAACAGTTAATCCCAATCTTGATTGATCACTTAACGGTGCAGCATGGCTATCGAGGCGAGGTGATTAAATCCATCAGTAGTTCTGATTTGATTCCCAAGGTGGTAGCCTTACATGGTCTCAGCCTCTATGAAACCCCAATTGGCTTTAAGTACATTGGTGATCGGATGCTTATGGGTGAAGATGTCCTTTTAGGAGGGGAAGAATCCGGTGGCATTGGCTATGGCAACCACACTCCTGAACGAGATGCCCTGTTGTCAGCACTTTATGTTTTGGAGGCGGTGGTTAAGTCGGGCCTGGATTTAGCGGCTTACTATCAGTCTCTCCAAGTCAAAACGGGGTTCACCTCCTACTACGACCGGATTGATCTGCATCTGCCAAATTTAGCCGTCAAGGATAAACTGCAACATCTCCTGGAAACCAATCCACCCCAAACCGTTTTCACAACCCCCGTTGAAAAATTACAAACCATTGATGGCTTTAAGTTCCATTTAGGGGATCACGGTTGGTTATTAATTCGGTTTAGTGGCACGGAGCCGTTATTGCGCCTCTACTGCGAAAGTACCTCCCCGGAGCAAGTACAGGCCACCCTCAATTGGACCAAGGCTTGGGCAGAAGCAGCCAGCTAA
- a CDS encoding DUF4351 domain-containing protein, which produces MPGLQAEDLSHTRFYQDVFREGESQMIIRQLDYKIGTIDVSLESQIKSLSSEQLDLLGKALLDFQNISDLQAWLVARHL; this is translated from the coding sequence ATGCCCGGACTACAAGCAGAAGACCTTAGCCACACTAGGTTTTATCAAGATGTTTTTAGAGAAGGTGAATCGCAAATGATTATCCGTCAACTAGATTATAAAATAGGGACTATTGATGTTTCTCTTGAGTCTCAGATTAAATCTTTATCTTCTGAGCAGTTAGATTTACTTGGTAAAGCACTACTTGACTTTCAGAATATTTCAGACTTACAGGCCTGGTTGGTTGCAAGGCATTTGTAG
- a CDS encoding DUF1257 domain-containing protein codes for MSHFSQIKTQIRSLPALKSALNDLDLAWKPGPQPLQGYQGQTQTADVVIPQDNGYGIGFRWNGTEYELVADLELWNQAWSVERFLDKVNQRYAYHAVLQSAQAQGFAVTEEEQQNDGSLRLVVQRWRG; via the coding sequence ATGTCTCACTTCAGCCAAATCAAAACCCAAATTCGCAGCCTCCCGGCTCTCAAGTCGGCTTTGAATGATTTAGACCTAGCTTGGAAACCCGGCCCCCAACCCCTCCAAGGCTACCAAGGACAAACCCAAACGGCCGATGTGGTCATTCCCCAAGATAATGGCTATGGCATTGGCTTTCGCTGGAATGGGACAGAGTATGAACTGGTGGCAGATTTAGAACTTTGGAACCAGGCCTGGAGTGTTGAACGGTTTTTGGATAAAGTCAATCAACGTTATGCCTACCATGCCGTGCTCCAATCAGCCCAGGCCCAGGGATTTGCCGTCACAGAAGAAGAACAACAAAACGATGGCAGTTTGCGGTTAGTGGTTCAACGTTGGCGGGGTTAG
- a CDS encoding DUF389 domain-containing protein, producing MSQFMRYWQGLVEQVIHFRRNRASSQELTQLRALLWHESDPDISYLVLIVGSCLIATLGLLSNSAAVIIGAMIVAPLMMPIRGLALAVLIGDLALFRLACTAIVVGTFTAIVISSSLGLITSIPIYGSEIMARSQPNLLDLGIAVAAGAVGGYALVQPKISSTLAGVAIAVALMPPVCTIGLGLAQTNLSLARGATLLYLTNLLGIAFACMVVFWLSGYVSLKKGRRPIALGVILTGLLVIPLGISFGRLLRQNRLEANIRSALVNRTLTFQRLDLFRMETNWSTDPPTVNLDVRASEPVTPNQVELLQQFISREMGQPLRLVFRFSNVEEVTSDSPTAN from the coding sequence ATGAGTCAATTCATGCGCTATTGGCAGGGCCTGGTTGAGCAAGTAATTCATTTTCGCCGGAATCGAGCTTCGAGTCAGGAATTAACCCAACTGCGCGCCCTCCTGTGGCATGAGAGTGATCCCGATATTTCCTACCTGGTTTTGATTGTGGGTTCTTGTCTGATTGCTACGCTGGGCCTGTTGAGTAATAGTGCAGCCGTGATTATTGGGGCGATGATTGTTGCACCCTTGATGATGCCGATTCGCGGCCTGGCTTTAGCGGTTTTGATTGGGGACTTAGCTCTCTTTCGCCTTGCTTGTACGGCAATTGTTGTTGGTACGTTTACGGCAATTGTGATCTCCTCTAGCCTGGGGTTAATTACCAGCATTCCCATCTATGGCAGTGAGATTATGGCCCGTTCCCAACCCAATTTGCTGGACTTGGGTATTGCGGTGGCCGCTGGGGCTGTGGGGGGATATGCCTTGGTGCAGCCGAAAATCTCCAGTACCTTAGCGGGGGTCGCCATTGCTGTTGCCTTAATGCCACCGGTTTGTACCATTGGCCTGGGCCTGGCCCAAACCAACCTCAGCCTGGCGCGGGGGGCGACCCTCCTCTACTTAACTAACCTTTTAGGTATTGCTTTTGCCTGTATGGTGGTGTTTTGGCTCTCCGGTTATGTCTCTCTGAAAAAAGGACGGCGACCGATTGCCCTTGGCGTGATCTTAACCGGCCTCTTGGTTATTCCTTTAGGGATCAGTTTTGGTCGTCTGCTTCGGCAAAACCGCCTTGAGGCCAATATCCGCAGTGCCTTAGTGAATCGAACCTTAACCTTTCAACGCCTGGATCTATTTCGGATGGAGACCAATTGGAGTACCGACCCGCCAACGGTGAATCTGGATGTCCGAGCTTCGGAACCCGTGACCCCTAATCAGGTTGAACTACTCCAGCAGTTTATTTCCCGAGAAATGGGTCAGCCTCTGCGGTTAGTCTTTCGCTTTTCTAATGTGGAAGAAGTTACCAGTGATTCGCCAACTGCCAACTGA
- a CDS encoding CAAD domain-containing protein: protein MSETYDFHQPSEHQGHEADPSPVDAAPEVSYAEPAPLAIETEPGPIAPIAPEPTPAGMSDEQMQQIREKLYWLLTVFPEQVGNFFGEYKQPLTTAAIVVATIPFVALAVAILEVIETIPLLAPTFELIGFGFSSWFVYRYLLFAKSRKEFVQNIEDYKKQILGSIEPPQS from the coding sequence ATGAGCGAAACTTACGACTTTCATCAACCTTCTGAGCACCAAGGTCATGAAGCAGACCCCTCGCCTGTGGATGCTGCCCCAGAAGTCAGTTACGCTGAACCTGCACCCTTAGCCATTGAAACTGAGCCGGGTCCAATTGCCCCCATTGCCCCAGAACCTACCCCAGCCGGGATGAGTGATGAGCAAATGCAGCAAATTCGGGAAAAACTCTACTGGCTCTTGACGGTTTTCCCAGAACAGGTCGGAAACTTCTTTGGTGAATACAAACAGCCCCTCACCACTGCGGCCATTGTTGTTGCCACGATTCCCTTTGTTGCTCTGGCCGTGGCGATTCTAGAAGTTATTGAGACCATTCCTCTCTTAGCTCCGACTTTTGAACTGATTGGGTTTGGCTTTAGCAGTTGGTTTGTCTATCGCTACTTGTTATTTGCCAAAAGCCGGAAGGAATTTGTCCAGAATATTGAGGACTACAAAAAACAAATTTTGGGGAGCATTGAACCCCCACAATCTTGA
- a CDS encoding DUF2232 domain-containing protein: protein MSSLPPTPEDGDDSFLDDQDWPGSELSTATISDPDYAQALIRQQIQRTLVITETAFLASAAALIWLINFYVPAGPLLRIFFPIPVALIYLRWHRRAAWMGAIVSALLLSVLMGPPRSLQYLLPHGILGVVLGGLWKRKAPWHISLFWGAVLGSIGFFFQILVVSALLGENLWIYVNQQVTSFLDWALVQLGILLIPSFGLIQATAVVLVFCQSYIYALIVHMVAWRLLARLGNPIPDPPAWLETVLVDRDV, encoded by the coding sequence ATGAGTTCCCTGCCCCCCACGCCGGAGGATGGAGATGATTCTTTTCTGGATGATCAGGATTGGCCTGGTTCAGAACTCAGTACCGCAACCATTTCTGATCCAGACTATGCCCAGGCCCTGATTCGTCAACAGATTCAACGCACCCTGGTTATTACCGAAACTGCCTTTTTAGCCAGTGCTGCGGCTTTAATTTGGCTGATCAATTTCTATGTTCCAGCGGGGCCCCTATTAAGGATTTTCTTCCCAATTCCCGTAGCGCTAATTTATTTACGGTGGCATCGGCGGGCGGCCTGGATGGGGGCTATTGTCAGTGCCCTGTTACTCTCAGTTTTGATGGGGCCGCCTCGCAGTCTTCAATATCTGTTGCCTCACGGAATTCTCGGCGTAGTGTTAGGGGGACTCTGGAAACGAAAAGCACCTTGGCACATTTCCCTATTCTGGGGAGCGGTTCTAGGAAGTATTGGCTTTTTCTTTCAGATCCTGGTGGTGTCGGCGTTGCTGGGGGAAAACCTCTGGATTTACGTCAACCAACAAGTCACCAGCTTTTTGGACTGGGCGTTAGTGCAATTGGGGATTTTGCTGATTCCCAGTTTTGGCTTAATTCAGGCCACGGCGGTAGTTCTAGTCTTTTGCCAATCCTATATCTATGCGTTGATTGTGCATATGGTAGCTTGGCGGCTCTTGGCCCGGCTGGGGAATCCCATCCCCGATCCACCGGCCTGGTTAGAGACAGTTTTAGTTGATCGAGATGTCTAA
- a CDS encoding DUF922 domain-containing Zn-dependent protease, protein MTLLLSWLGLGQAWGTFPIIRSQVNYYGITGKTASALRQQMNQLGPLAENGRRFDAYTKWHVAWRYRYGSLGGSCRMTSLTVHTDITYTMPQWQNLQQAPRSLQQQWQRYYQALQLHEDGHGNHGRSATQEIWQRLSNLTQPTCTSMSQIANQAAQGIINRYAQKDIDYDRQTGHGRTQGAVFP, encoded by the coding sequence TTGACTTTGCTCCTCAGTTGGCTTGGATTGGGCCAGGCCTGGGGAACATTCCCGATCATTCGCAGCCAAGTCAATTATTACGGCATCACCGGCAAAACCGCATCGGCCCTGCGCCAACAGATGAATCAATTGGGGCCCCTGGCTGAAAATGGCAGACGCTTTGATGCCTATACAAAATGGCACGTGGCCTGGCGGTATCGTTACGGCTCACTTGGGGGGAGTTGTCGAATGACATCTTTGACTGTCCATACTGACATCACCTACACCATGCCCCAATGGCAAAACCTTCAACAAGCACCCCGTTCACTTCAACAGCAATGGCAACGCTACTACCAGGCCCTGCAACTCCATGAAGACGGTCATGGTAATCACGGTCGTTCCGCTACCCAAGAAATTTGGCAACGTTTAAGCAACCTCACACAACCCACCTGTACTTCCATGAGTCAAATTGCCAACCAAGCAGCCCAGGGGATTATCAACCGTTACGCCCAAAAGGATATTGACTATGATCGCCAAACTGGCCATGGCCGTACCCAGGGAGCCGTTTTTCCCTAA
- a CDS encoding single-stranded DNA-binding protein codes for MNSCVLMAEIIEPPELRYTQDNQTPIATMIVQFPGQRAEDPPETLKVIGWGNLAQQMQDQCKLQDRLLIEGRLNMNTWERPEGFKEKRAELTASKIHWLTGDGQIVTRQAEPASLTSKPASAVTPVSPSPVAAAAPARSSAPVPPPPATATRPLVEPDLPPDDLPF; via the coding sequence ATGAATAGTTGTGTCTTAATGGCAGAAATCATTGAACCGCCAGAACTACGCTATACCCAAGATAATCAAACTCCCATTGCCACGATGATCGTTCAGTTTCCGGGGCAACGGGCCGAAGATCCTCCCGAAACCCTCAAGGTAATTGGCTGGGGTAATTTAGCTCAACAAATGCAAGACCAATGCAAGCTCCAAGATCGCCTCTTAATTGAAGGGCGGTTGAACATGAATACCTGGGAACGACCGGAAGGCTTCAAGGAAAAGCGGGCTGAACTGACGGCGAGCAAGATTCATTGGTTGACGGGGGATGGCCAAATTGTCACTCGCCAGGCCGAACCCGCTTCTCTAACTAGTAAACCTGCATCTGCGGTCACGCCAGTCTCTCCTTCCCCGGTGGCTGCTGCTGCCCCTGCTCGCTCCAGTGCACCCGTACCCCCACCACCAGCCACCGCAACTCGTCCCTTGGTTGAACCAGATTTACCCCCAGATGATTTACCTTTTTAA
- the lipA gene encoding lipoyl synthase: MAVKPDWLRVKAPQWQRVGDVKSLLRDLNLNTVCEEASCPNIGECFHQGTATFLIMGPACTRACPYCDIDFEKKPQALDATEPIRLAEAVGRLNLNHVVITSVNRDDLPDGGASQFVRCIQEVRQRSPQTTIEVLIPDLCGNWQALDLILQAQPDVLNHNTETVPRLYRKTRPQGDYQRTLALLKRVRAEAPWIYTKSGMMAGLGETNAEVEAVMQDLRAVDCDILTLGQYLQPSPKHLPVAEFITPAQFQAWQTLGESLGFLQVVSSPLTRSSYHAEEVRRLMTQYPRSRP, translated from the coding sequence ATGGCAGTTAAACCAGATTGGCTGCGGGTCAAGGCTCCCCAATGGCAACGGGTGGGAGATGTGAAAAGCTTGCTCCGCGATTTAAATCTGAATACGGTCTGTGAAGAAGCCTCCTGTCCTAATATTGGCGAATGTTTCCATCAAGGCACAGCTACGTTTTTGATCATGGGGCCGGCCTGTACCCGTGCTTGTCCCTATTGTGATATTGATTTTGAGAAGAAACCCCAGGCCCTCGATGCTACCGAACCGATCCGATTAGCTGAAGCGGTTGGCCGTCTAAATCTCAATCATGTCGTTATTACTTCGGTGAATCGCGATGATCTGCCGGATGGTGGGGCGAGTCAGTTTGTCCGCTGTATTCAAGAAGTCCGGCAGCGTTCCCCCCAGACCACCATTGAAGTGTTGATTCCCGATCTGTGCGGCAATTGGCAAGCCCTTGATTTAATTCTCCAGGCCCAGCCTGATGTTCTGAATCACAACACAGAAACTGTCCCCCGCCTGTACCGCAAAACCCGTCCCCAAGGGGATTACCAGCGAACTTTGGCATTACTCAAGCGTGTCCGGGCGGAGGCTCCCTGGATCTATACCAAGTCGGGCATGATGGCGGGCCTGGGGGAGACAAACGCCGAAGTTGAAGCTGTGATGCAGGATTTACGGGCCGTGGATTGTGACATTCTTACTCTGGGGCAATATCTCCAACCCAGTCCGAAGCATTTGCCCGTGGCTGAATTTATTACCCCGGCCCAGTTCCAGGCCTGGCAAACCTTAGGGGAATCCTTAGGCTTTTTACAGGTCGTTTCATCCCCCTTAACCCGTAGCTCCTACCATGCCGAAGAAGTCCGCCGTCTGATGACCCAATATCCCCGTAGCCGTCCCTAG
- a CDS encoding Bax inhibitor-1/YccA family protein has translation MSSTSNFRDAIRQAQSSAIIGPSVIANALPFVGGGLVLTSVGAWGGLGVISSAPQLFMPTFIVAIIASLILFFVARGVAESGNKAAALPLLAAYSLLTGYTLAGLLFVALQTKGVGIGGIGIAALGCGVTFIAARPIGSNLSDKDGMALTKTIQLGIIALFVVILAQVLFAVFGIFTPTFLEIAISGIGVILFVGAAVVDFYVLPRTYQDDQYLPAALSMYLTYVNLFIFILRLLIALNGRD, from the coding sequence GTGAGTAGTACCAGTAATTTTCGGGACGCGATTCGCCAGGCCCAAAGTAGTGCCATCATTGGCCCCAGTGTGATTGCCAATGCCCTGCCCTTTGTCGGAGGTGGCTTAGTTTTAACATCGGTTGGGGCCTGGGGTGGCCTGGGGGTCATTTCCTCGGCTCCACAACTATTCATGCCCACCTTTATCGTGGCGATTATTGCTTCCCTGATTTTGTTCTTTGTTGCTCGTGGTGTGGCTGAGTCTGGGAATAAGGCGGCAGCATTACCTCTTTTGGCAGCTTATAGTTTGCTGACAGGTTATACCTTGGCTGGCTTATTATTTGTGGCTCTCCAAACTAAGGGGGTCGGCATTGGTGGCATCGGGATTGCGGCCCTTGGCTGTGGCGTGACCTTTATTGCGGCCCGGCCGATTGGCTCCAATTTGTCCGATAAAGATGGCATGGCCCTAACCAAGACGATCCAGTTGGGGATTATCGCCCTGTTTGTGGTGATTTTGGCTCAGGTTCTCTTTGCTGTTTTTGGGATTTTCACGCCCACCTTTCTCGAAATTGCCATTTCTGGAATTGGGGTGATCCTGTTTGTGGGGGCCGCGGTGGTGGACTTTTATGTGCTCCCTCGTACCTATCAAGATGATCAATATCTGCCTGCGGCCTTGTCCATGTACCTGACCTATGTCAACCTGTTTATCTTTATCCTGCGACTGTTGATTGCCTTGAATGGGCGGGATTAA
- a CDS encoding DUF2997 domain-containing protein — METLEFVIYPDGRVVERVTGISGSSCAEVTAAIEAELGCVISQQPTSDYFASTLTQRQETPAQVSFSEW, encoded by the coding sequence ATGGAAACACTGGAGTTTGTCATTTATCCGGATGGGCGAGTGGTGGAGCGGGTGACGGGAATTTCTGGCTCGTCTTGCGCGGAAGTGACAGCAGCCATCGAAGCGGAATTGGGCTGTGTCATCAGTCAACAACCTACCTCGGACTATTTTGCTTCCACCTTGACCCAACGCCAAGAAACGCCAGCGCAAGTTAGTTTCAGTGAGTGGTAG